A region of the Nocardia nova SH22a genome:
CGGGGAATTGCCGGACAGTCTCGGCCCCTCCTCACCGGTACGCCGCGAACCCGAACCACCCAGGCACGACGATTCCTTCCGCCGCGACCCGGAGGTCTTCCGCCGGGAGACCGAGTCGCTGCGCCGCGAACCGGAGGTCCGGCGTCGCGAGCCCGAACCGCGGCACGATCCGGAACCACTGCGCGGCGAGCACGACGTGCCGCATCATCCGCAGGAATCGATGCACCGGGAGCCCGATCCGCGCGGTTCCGGGCATCTTGGACAGGAATCGCTGTTCGGGCCCGAACCGGAGATCCCACCGGCACCCCGTTCGAATGCGGGCAGCGACGTCGACGAACCCGTGGTCAACGCGCGTAACTCCTGGCCGACCTACTTCGCCAAGTCGCCGGAGCCGACGCCGACGGCCCCCGCGACGTCCTCGGCCAGCCTCAACGCGAAGTACACGTTCGAGACATTCGTCATCGGCGCCTCCAACCGGTTCGCCCACGCCGCCGCGGTGGCGATCGCGGAAGCACCGGCTCGCGCCTACAACCCGTTGTTCGTCTGGGGCGCGTCCGGTCTGGGGAAAACCCATCTGCTGCATGCGGCCGGTCACTACGCCCAACGGTTGTTCCCCGGAATGCGGGTCAAATACGTATCCACCGAGGAGTTCACCAACGACTTCATCAACAGCCTGCGCGACGACCGCAAGGTCGCCTTCAAGCGCCGGTACCGGGAAACCGACATCCTGCTGGTGGACGACATCCAGTTCATCGAGGGCAAGGAAGGTATCCAGGAGGAGTTCTTCCACACCTTCAATACCCTGCACAACGCGAACAAGCAGATCGTGGTGTCCTCCGACCGGCCGCCGAAGCAGCTGGCGACCCTCGAAGAACGACTGCGCACCCGGTTCGAATGGGGGCTCATCACCGATGTGCAACCACCGGAACTCGAGACCCGGATCGCCATCCTGCGTAAGAAGGCGCGGATGGACCGGCTCGATGTGCCGCACGACGTACTGGAACTGATCGCCAGCCGGGTGGAGCGCAATATCCGCGAACTCGAGGGCGCCTTGATCCGGGTCACCGCGTTCGCCTCGCTCAACGGACAGCCGTTGGACCTGTCGCTGGCCGAGGTCGTCCTGCGCGATCTGATGCCCGACACCACCACGATCGAGATCACGGCGTCGACGATCATGGCCGTGACCGCGGAGTACTTCAACACCACGCTCGAGGAGCTCACCGGTCCTGGTAAGGCCCGGCCCCTGGCCCAGGCACGCCAGATCGCCATGTATCTGTGCCGCGAGCTCACCGACCTGTCCCTGCCGAAGATCGGCCAGGCATTCGGCCGCGACCACACCACGGTCATGTACGCGGAGAAGAAAGTGCGCAAGGAGATGACCGAGCGCCGCCGTGTGTACGACCAGGTTCAAGAACTCACAGCCCGTATCAAACAGCGTTCGCGCTGATTCCTTCCACAAGCCGATCCACCCACTTGACCTGGGTGGATCGGCTTTTTCGTGTTGTGGATTCCTCGAGGAGTCCTTGTGGAGTCCTCGAGGAATCCCATGGTTGTCCTCGAGGTTGCGCACAGCCGGTGCGGACGGCTGTGGACCATTTCGCTCACACCCGTTGATCCACAGTTCTCACAGGCAGATTCATCCACGGGCACAGAGCTGCGGAAACAGCCGAATCAGGGTGTGGATTCCTCGAGGACTCCCTGTCAGGTCCTCGAGGAATCCCCCGGTAGTGCACGGATCGGCACACAGTGTGTACAACAGGCGTCCAGTCATGGAAGAACTCGAGGATGGCTCGAGGATGACCGTTGAACAGATTTGTGGCCTCCACAGCCCGGCGTTGTTCATCCTCGAGTCACCCGCCGGACATCCCCACGCCGCCACGCCCCGTGAGCTGCGTGAACGAGCCGCGTCCACAGAATCCACAGCGCCTACTACTACTTCAGTTCTTCTTCTTTAGATTTCTTCTTGAAAACAGGGTGTGTGGAAACTCGGTTCGGGAGCGGACGGATCGATCCGAACCACTCCACATCCGAACGAGGCAACGAGAAGGACGGGAACGGGTTCGGTACCCGCGCGTCGCGCGACGGCCCTCGCACATTCGTTCTCCCGGCACGGCGACGCACCGGCGGAGGGGGTGGGCGTAGTCATCGGGCTCCCACGCGGGTACGGTTTGATGTCGGTTGTCTGTGCGCACACTGCGGTGCGCGGGCGAACCGTTGGATCACATCGCTGCATGAACCACGCCGACGTGCCGAGCAGGGCAATCACTGCGCCGGACAGATCACGACCGATCGAGACTGGGAGAGGACATACCGAGCGATGGAGCTTGCAAGTATGAAGTTTCGGGTCGCTCGCGAGGATTTCGCGGAATCCGTCGCCTGGGTGGCCCGTAGCCTGCCGTCTCGCCCGCCGGTACCGGTGCTCGGCGGCGTCCTGCTGGTAGCCGATGAGGACGGTCTGACCGTCTCCGGCTTCGATTACGAGGTGTCCGCGCAGATGCGGGTGGCGGCGGAGGTCGCCGGGCCCGGCCAGGTGCTCGTCTCCGGCCGGTTGCTCGCCGATATCACCAAGGCGCTGTCCAACAAGCCGGTCGATGTGTCCGTCGACGGCACTCGCGTGCTGATCGCCTGTGGCAGCGCCAAATTCTCGCTGCCCACCATGCCGGTCGAGGATTATCCCCAGTTGCCCGAACTCCCGCCCCAGACCGGCGAACTGGGTGTGGATCTGTTCTCCGAGGCAGT
Encoded here:
- the dnaA gene encoding chromosomal replication initiator protein DnaA, giving the protein MDDEQNVLTAVWPEVVAELTAGSTDGAIPPVTNAQKAWLGLVKPLTVAQGFALLSVPSSLAQEAIERDLREPILRSLARRLGPQVEGLGVRIAAPTTPPPDRSGTTARHARLTSRPDRMRDKPREPAGFQPPPQYPDSGELSRYLSPADYQARAAYPQGEYPTAPMAGELPDSLGPSSPVRREPEPPRHDDSFRRDPEVFRRETESLRREPEVRRREPEPRHDPEPLRGEHDVPHHPQESMHREPDPRGSGHLGQESLFGPEPEIPPAPRSNAGSDVDEPVVNARNSWPTYFAKSPEPTPTAPATSSASLNAKYTFETFVIGASNRFAHAAAVAIAEAPARAYNPLFVWGASGLGKTHLLHAAGHYAQRLFPGMRVKYVSTEEFTNDFINSLRDDRKVAFKRRYRETDILLVDDIQFIEGKEGIQEEFFHTFNTLHNANKQIVVSSDRPPKQLATLEERLRTRFEWGLITDVQPPELETRIAILRKKARMDRLDVPHDVLELIASRVERNIRELEGALIRVTAFASLNGQPLDLSLAEVVLRDLMPDTTTIEITASTIMAVTAEYFNTTLEELTGPGKARPLAQARQIAMYLCRELTDLSLPKIGQAFGRDHTTVMYAEKKVRKEMTERRRVYDQVQELTARIKQRSR